The genomic region GTCTAGTTTCTGAACTTCATTAATCCTCTGCATAATCCTTGCAAGTCTACCCAACGGCATTTGTTTAATTTCAGGAATTTTGAAAACTCGATCTTTGCTTTGTCACAGGTTACAAACCTCCCTGCCTTTCGGGTCAGGATACTCTGAACAGGTAGGGTATGATGTTTTTCTTTTACTGCATATTGAACAGTCTGACCTGACTAGAACCTCATTCACGTGTTCCATACCAATTAGGTTGTGGCCCAAACATGACTTTACACTCAGCCACCTGGCTAAAAAATGAACACAAAAAGTGGTTTGATTTTCTGGAGTTTTTTTATTACATTCAATGATCTTCTTGAATTGGGTCAGCAACCATAAGAGTAGTGTTGGCCGCCTTCTAATCGAATAGGCCAAAGCCCATGTCGTCGTCCGAGCCCTCCTCAGACTCCTCCTTGGCCTCCTCCTTAGCGGCGGCTGGGGCAGCGGCAGTCTCGGCCACAGCCACAGGAGCAGCAACCGCGAAGGCAGTGGGGTCAGCCAGGTAAGCCTTCACCTGGGAAAAGAGGGGGTAGAGAAGCAATGTTAACTCAAATGTAGAAATCTATGGAGATAACGTGCCAATGGATGACCTGGTGTCTGAGACCAAGCGTCCCTGCCTGCCGtgggatgcagacagacagggatagtAGGAGACAGGTTGATGTGTGCAGGGGGAACGACAGAGCAGTACTGAACAAGCTGCACTGTAACTTATCCTGCAGCTGGGACACGCAATTGTGGCCTAATCAAGAATCAAACTGTGGCCCCCTATCCCTATGTAGATGTtacaatcaaggatttgacaggCATAAGTGATGTGGTGAACATTCCTAACCTAGAGGGCAAGGTGGGACCACAACCATATTACTTATAAATTCTTTCAGACTTACAGCAACATCCCGAGGGCTAGGGTTTGTTTGTGGACTGGGCCAGCATTTGATCAGTCATCCATTTCAATATCATGTGGTCAAAATGTAGGTGGGATGCCATACCTTGTCTGCCAGGGGGAAGGAGTAGTCAGTCTCCACGGCAACAGCCAGGACTCTCTTGTAGCCGTTGATGATGGTGTGGGGGATGGAGGCCAGAGTCGGGTATCCGATCTCCAGACACACACTGGCGATGTTCCTCACACCCTGAAAGAGGACAAGTTGTGGCCAGGACAGGCATGACCGCGACTTTCAGCACTTCACTCAAGTCTGATTGTTTCAATACATATTTGCTAAATTTGTGTCTGAAACCAAGCGTCCCTGTCAGCTGtgggatgcagacagacagggatagtAGGAAACTAGTTGATGTGTGCAGGGGGAACGACAAGGCAGCACTGAACAAGTTGCACTGTAACTTATCCTGCTTCCTCAAACACTAAGAGAATACGTTCCTGAACTTGACAGCTAGAGTGTCGGTCCTTTTCAATGGATCATTTTCACTTGTTTTCAGAACATAAAATATTGAGACAAGACTAAGGAGGAAGGGGAAACTAATTAAGACTTAATGGGACACAGTACTACATTTTAGTCAGTTTCATTTACTATTCAAGGCATCAATAATAATAAATTGATTTTGGGTCATGGACGCAAAGTATTACAAGGCAGTGTGCACGCGCTTCCTCACCTCCAGGAACCTTGCGTGCAAAGCATCCTCAGTAATGTCGAGCACCTCAGGGCTATAGACACTACCGTTATCATACACCTGCTGGATGAGCAGACCGAAGGAAAAGGGCGAGATGTTCAACATGTTGAGCAGCGTGGCCTCACTGGCTCCCACCTTGTCTCCAGGCTTGATGAGCATCACATCGCTCTGTAGGGAGAAATGAAGGGATGAGACACTTCGTCTACAGTTTACTTCATTTTCCAAAACGCCCAATTGTTTTCTATAGAAGAAAATATTACAATACCAACCCTACACAAATCAGTACTTGTGTATTAGACACATGGAACACAACAAAGCCTAGCAACATGCTCAAAGTTACCTATCCAGCCAGCAACATGATCAAATCAGGAAACCCTTCAGACAAATACCTCAATGTCTTCAACTGAAAAGACACACTGCCCCAGGGAGCTGAACCCAGACACAGAACATGACCCTGACCCAGTGACCGCAGTGAGACTGTGTCCTGTTCTGACTTGTCATCGTCTCATCACTGAAGAACACCTCTTATTTAGAGGATGACAATGTAATTCCACTATCCCACTAGTCTAAAGTAGAGCCCACTAAGCATAGACTGGCTGAGCTACTGCCCGAGGACTTAAGACTGCAGTCGCCTGACTTACCAGGATTTCAATGGTTCCTCTGGAGATCTTGGTGGTGATGCCCAGGGCCTGGAAGAAGGAGGTCTTTTCAGGACCAAGCCCAGTGTTCTGGGCTGGCACAGTCACATCACAGGGGGCAATAGCGCCAGCACGTGCAGCAGCTGGTACCTGAGGGACAGAGGTTTGGAGGTTAGGGGGCAATCCAGCTATGGCTCCGATTTAAACAAGAGTGGAGACCATGGATACATCCCATGAGACTGAGCAAATTCAACAGGAAATTATGTTAGAGACCAAGCGTCCCTGTCAGCCGTGGGATGAAGACAGACAGGGATAGTAGGAAACTAGTTGATGTGTGCAGGGGGAACGACAGAGCAGAACTGAACAAGCTGCACTGTAACTTATCCTGCATCGTTATTTAATCTTTTAAGCAGACTCCTGAAACGGGATTTTACATCAAGGGC from Oncorhynchus kisutch isolate 150728-3 linkage group LG5, Okis_V2, whole genome shotgun sequence harbors:
- the LOC109891251 gene encoding 60S acidic ribosomal protein P0, whose product is MPREDRTTWKSNYFMKIIQLLDDYPKCFIVGADNVGSKQMQAIRLSLRGKAVVLMGKNTMMRKAIRGHLENNPALEKLLPHIKGNVGFVFTKEDLAEIRDMLLANKVPAAARAGAIAPCDVTVPAQNTGLGPEKTSFFQALGITTKISRGTIEILSDVMLIKPGDKVGASEATLLNMLNISPFSFGLLIQQVYDNGSVYSPEVLDITEDALHARFLEGVRNIASVCLEIGYPTLASIPHTIINGYKRVLAVAVETDYSFPLADKVKAYLADPTAFAVAAPVAVAETAAAPAAAKEEAKEESEEGSDDDMGFGLFD